A window of the Fibrobacter sp. UWH4 genome harbors these coding sequences:
- a CDS encoding DUF58 domain-containing protein, with amino-acid sequence MSFFHWFIRSIPRAPKKSGLLMAVYFWWLDYFTPAGRAFASLFLLAMFAGAVPGFWAAWIFAGIVFLLFLGLVFSLFVTAKRSKIWIESVSVNRVREGETATVTAFVAVRSTIDCVTLGANRLPPSLTGFESDRAKIKKGEPPRKMECQVRTTRRGSFMLNKVSANVPEIMGLLRWPYGFNGSVELLVYPRALKVQDFPFLTQGASGMAFAPFLMPSLTRGMNFIGVRPYREGDSLRDLHHKAFARYGKPFTKEFEVERGAGVILLLDTATPNFKSRQYLEQAIRMTAAVGEWLLDREILGRFFIDSEEIALDGGSESRKNLLDALARIPPASLAHAKLPVPWAPAARPMDPVLRIGLYENEEPLVNKHIVVGKYPASTEDKLLVVSPEELDGLERGVVTL; translated from the coding sequence ATGTCCTTCTTCCACTGGTTTATTCGTTCTATTCCGCGGGCCCCGAAAAAATCGGGACTCCTGATGGCGGTATACTTCTGGTGGCTTGACTATTTTACTCCGGCAGGTCGCGCCTTTGCCTCGCTTTTTTTGCTGGCGATGTTTGCAGGCGCAGTGCCTGGATTCTGGGCGGCGTGGATTTTTGCAGGAATTGTTTTTCTGCTGTTCCTGGGGCTTGTCTTTAGCCTGTTCGTGACGGCGAAGCGGAGCAAGATCTGGATTGAAAGCGTTTCGGTGAATCGTGTGCGCGAAGGCGAAACAGCTACGGTAACGGCTTTTGTGGCGGTGCGCTCGACGATTGACTGCGTGACTTTGGGAGCGAACCGTTTGCCGCCCTCGCTTACAGGCTTTGAATCGGACCGCGCAAAGATTAAGAAGGGCGAGCCGCCGCGCAAGATGGAATGCCAAGTGCGTACAACGCGCCGCGGCTCCTTTATGCTGAATAAGGTCTCGGCGAATGTGCCCGAAATCATGGGACTTTTGCGCTGGCCTTATGGCTTTAACGGCTCGGTGGAATTGCTGGTGTACCCGCGTGCACTCAAGGTGCAAGATTTCCCGTTCCTCACTCAAGGCGCTTCGGGCATGGCGTTTGCGCCGTTTTTGATGCCGAGTCTTACCCGCGGCATGAATTTTATAGGCGTGCGGCCTTACCGCGAAGGCGATTCCCTGCGCGACTTGCACCATAAGGCTTTTGCCCGCTACGGAAAGCCTTTCACCAAGGAATTCGAGGTCGAACGCGGTGCGGGTGTGATTCTGCTGTTGGATACGGCGACACCGAATTTCAAGTCGCGGCAATACTTGGAGCAGGCGATTCGCATGACGGCGGCGGTGGGCGAGTGGCTTTTGGATCGCGAAATTCTCGGAAGATTTTTTATTGACAGCGAAGAAATTGCGCTGGATGGCGGTAGCGAAAGCCGCAAGAATTTGCTGGATGCCTTGGCGAGAATTCCGCCGGCATCGCTTGCGCATGCAAAACTGCCGGTACCTTGGGCACCTGCGGCGCGCCCGATGGATCCGGTACTTCGCATCGGACTTTACGAAAACGAAGAACCGCTTGTGAATAAGCATATCGTGGTCGGAAAATATCCGGCTTCGACGGAAGATAAATTGCTGGTGGTATCGCCTGAAGAATTGGATGGCCTTGAACGCGGGGTGGTGACTTTATGA
- a CDS encoding MoxR family ATPase codes for MVKDLIHALNGVLLGKSETVELLVMALLADGHVLVEDVPGTGKTTLSKALAAAIGADFARIQFTPDLLPADVTGGAVFKANTGEFEIKKGPVFTQVLLADEINRASPRTQSALLEAMEERQVSLEGERYKLPELFMVLATENPVEFHGVFPLPEAQMDRFMVRISVGYPSAETELEILRAHRTSRPIDTLKAVTNPEEILKARATVRGIHIDESLERYVISLVQATRNDGSVRLAASPRAGLNLVRMAQACAYVNDRDFVNSDDIQRVFFPVMEHRVFAKDSGDPDASKKILQGILKQVNVPK; via the coding sequence ATGGTTAAAGATTTAATTCATGCTTTGAATGGGGTGCTGCTCGGAAAGTCCGAGACGGTGGAGCTTTTGGTGATGGCGCTGTTGGCGGACGGCCACGTGCTGGTAGAAGATGTTCCCGGCACAGGTAAGACGACGCTTTCGAAGGCGCTTGCCGCGGCGATTGGCGCGGACTTTGCGCGAATCCAGTTTACGCCGGATTTATTGCCTGCCGATGTGACGGGCGGTGCGGTATTCAAGGCGAATACGGGCGAATTTGAAATCAAGAAGGGCCCTGTGTTTACGCAGGTGCTTTTGGCCGACGAAATCAACCGAGCCTCGCCGCGTACGCAGAGTGCGCTCTTGGAAGCGATGGAAGAGCGCCAGGTGTCGCTGGAAGGCGAACGGTACAAGTTGCCGGAACTTTTTATGGTGCTTGCGACAGAGAACCCGGTGGAATTCCACGGCGTGTTCCCGCTGCCCGAAGCGCAGATGGACCGCTTTATGGTGCGTATTTCCGTGGGTTATCCGAGTGCGGAGACGGAACTTGAAATTTTGCGAGCGCATCGTACAAGTCGCCCGATTGATACTTTGAAGGCGGTAACGAATCCCGAAGAAATTTTGAAGGCCCGTGCCACGGTGCGCGGCATTCATATTGATGAATCGTTGGAGCGCTATGTGATTTCACTGGTGCAGGCGACGCGTAACGACGGCAGCGTACGTCTGGCGGCTAGCCCGCGTGCTGGATTGAATCTGGTGCGTATGGCGCAGGCGTGTGCGTATGTGAATGACCGCGACTTTGTGAATTCCGATGACATTCAGCGTGTGTTTTTCCCGGTGATGGAGCACCGCGTGTTCGCCAAGGACAGCGGCGACCCCGACGCCAGCAAAAAGATTTTGCAGGGAATATTAAAGCAGGTGAACGTACCCAAATAA
- a CDS encoding glycosyltransferase family 2 protein encodes MPFDYFIFIPAYNVATTLALVLQKISDEVWNRSIVLVIDDGSADDTRGSFENFVEALNGESAGVQKKKHLRYMRFEQNNGYGAVVKKGISEGLRSGAKCVACLHGDGQYPAEQLDEFFKYMESQEKMATESTKKLALVQGSRHLIRGGAKAGKMPLYKRMGGKILTAVENLAFKQKLTDRHSGFIVYSSEFLKTLNLAKLSPSFDIDLEMISIADARGFKLAELPIPTRYAGEKSNLNVVTYGLRVLRQVVRRIVA; translated from the coding sequence ATGCCCTTTGATTATTTTATTTTCATTCCCGCCTATAACGTTGCGACGACCCTTGCGCTTGTCCTGCAAAAGATTTCAGACGAAGTTTGGAACCGTTCGATTGTTTTGGTCATTGACGACGGTTCCGCCGACGATACGCGCGGTTCCTTTGAAAATTTTGTGGAGGCTCTCAACGGCGAATCCGCTGGCGTCCAGAAAAAAAAGCACCTTCGCTATATGCGGTTTGAACAAAATAACGGCTACGGTGCTGTGGTCAAGAAAGGAATTTCCGAAGGGCTCCGTTCCGGTGCAAAATGTGTTGCCTGCTTGCATGGCGATGGCCAGTATCCGGCCGAACAGTTGGATGAGTTCTTTAAGTATATGGAATCGCAAGAGAAAATGGCAACAGAGTCAACGAAAAAACTTGCGTTGGTGCAGGGATCGCGCCATCTGATTCGAGGCGGAGCCAAGGCGGGTAAAATGCCCCTGTACAAGCGAATGGGCGGAAAAATCCTGACCGCAGTTGAAAATCTTGCCTTCAAACAGAAGTTGACGGATCGTCACAGTGGATTTATCGTTTATTCCTCGGAATTCTTGAAGACCCTCAATCTTGCAAAACTGAGCCCGAGTTTTGATATTGATCTCGAAATGATTTCGATTGCCGATGCACGAGGCTTTAAACTTGCGGAACTCCCGATTCCAACTCGTTATGCCGGTGAAAAGTCTAATCTGAACGTGGTTACTTACGGCTTACGCGTTTTACGACAGGTTGTCCGCCGTATTGTTGCTTGA
- a CDS encoding NAD-dependent epimerase/dehydratase family protein: MNATLEFEDSSITVALVGCGGFIGSHLLRAIFERTRWRVFGVDLDSYRIQEHLANPRFEFLCADLADPEVVKRIAQYPVVVNLAAICTPGRYMAEAAEVIRSNYDHPRALADACAKSGSWLIHFSTSEIYGKTAANSGALVEDESEIVLGPVTASRWSYATAKLLTERYLAGLADLSWTVVRPFNFVGPFMDFMPGVDGEGIPRVLANFSTELVRGETLKLVNGGVAKRCFTSVHDAVDFMFCVFAAGCDSERCERVLSQAFNVGNATNEVTVEELAQLMRSVYANLKGIPESAVPGVETVSGEDYYGKGYDDSLRRLPSVEKAERLVGFKAKIPLKEALEESLRWFIGHYAL; the protein is encoded by the coding sequence TTGAACGCGACTCTTGAATTTGAAGATTCTTCAATCACCGTAGCCCTTGTGGGTTGCGGTGGTTTTATTGGTAGCCACCTGTTGCGGGCAATCTTTGAACGAACCCGCTGGCGTGTTTTCGGCGTAGACCTGGATTCGTACCGCATTCAGGAGCATTTGGCTAATCCAAGGTTTGAATTTTTATGTGCAGACCTTGCGGATCCCGAGGTGGTGAAGCGTATTGCGCAGTATCCGGTAGTGGTGAATTTGGCGGCTATCTGTACACCAGGGCGATATATGGCCGAAGCGGCTGAGGTGATTCGTAGCAATTATGACCATCCGCGTGCCTTGGCTGATGCTTGTGCCAAGAGCGGAAGCTGGCTGATTCATTTTTCCACTTCTGAAATTTACGGTAAGACGGCTGCGAATTCCGGTGCGCTCGTAGAAGATGAATCCGAAATTGTGCTTGGACCTGTTACCGCTAGCCGATGGAGTTATGCGACTGCAAAACTCTTGACCGAACGCTACTTGGCGGGGCTTGCCGACTTGAGTTGGACGGTAGTTCGCCCGTTCAATTTCGTGGGGCCTTTCATGGATTTTATGCCGGGGGTCGATGGCGAGGGAATTCCGCGGGTGCTCGCGAATTTCTCGACGGAGCTTGTACGCGGCGAAACACTTAAGCTTGTAAATGGCGGGGTCGCGAAACGTTGCTTTACCTCGGTGCACGATGCGGTGGACTTTATGTTCTGCGTGTTTGCGGCGGGTTGCGATTCAGAACGTTGCGAAAGAGTTCTTTCGCAGGCTTTCAATGTCGGTAATGCGACGAACGAAGTAACCGTTGAAGAACTTGCGCAGCTGATGCGTTCGGTGTATGCCAATCTTAAGGGAATTCCCGAAAGTGCTGTGCCTGGAGTCGAAACGGTCTCGGGCGAAGATTATTACGGCAAGGGTTACGATGATTCCTTGCGTCGCCTGCCTTCTGTCGAAAAAGCAGAACGCCTTGTTGGCTTTAAGGCAAAAATTCCGCTGAAAGAAGCTCTTGAAGAGTCGCTCCGGTGGTTCATTGGTCATTATGCCCTTTGA
- a CDS encoding GDSL-type esterase/lipase family protein, with translation MKSLFKLLIAAAVFAGVAVSDSTSFKVHVIGDSTVCNYKDNAYPQTGWGQILGSFFDGSRVQVVNYAIGGRSSKTFVQEGRLDEVKKNLQKGDVMMVQFGHNDRYFGSKAREVPFDSLGYWLQQYADVAKGAGVTLVYVTPMNMNMGVNGRNVFTEYNVVGKMEELAKKNGAVYVNLNAKSYNAYSKSWDPAYVSRYQFKMFLAGEYPNYKDGVTNDGTTHFQESGSIAHCQWIAEELESALKNESYISADNKANLTQLVSALKPRYAFTVKANVSNSKGLITHNQQLPGGAPLTLHVSPGSFGKKFVGWYDDDCNKLSADSNYYGKKTLYRAATYTAVFDGGPACQPTSHGEEGSGDNPTSSSSEGPESSASIDTALCFAGVADEAWPSPIDMASPEAGDGWTEANHEGFTGQGFFNFDNSAYSTATYNVTSDQSASNARVMIRYSFQGNTDRDMKLTVDNGEYDVTFKSTGSWDKWDTAYVEDVWVDALDFKVKLASASADGGPNIDMIAFDIKGVYRTGCSPAKVKGGVESSSSESGETIAFDNRTVAGFLFDATHKTVTTSGGLLKVQITDALGKMVAQEMRQVAPGTVSLLQKDARMPNGRYFVRVQLDGRVVMSSFLYIK, from the coding sequence ATGAAATCGTTGTTCAAACTTCTCATCGCTGCTGCCGTGTTCGCGGGCGTCGCCGTGAGCGATTCCACGAGTTTCAAGGTTCACGTGATTGGCGACTCTACGGTCTGTAACTACAAGGACAATGCTTACCCGCAAACAGGTTGGGGACAGATTCTGGGGAGTTTCTTTGACGGTTCCCGCGTCCAGGTGGTGAACTACGCTATCGGTGGTCGCAGCTCCAAGACGTTCGTGCAGGAAGGTCGCCTAGACGAAGTGAAGAAGAATCTCCAGAAGGGCGATGTCATGATGGTCCAGTTTGGACATAATGATCGCTATTTTGGGAGCAAGGCTCGCGAGGTTCCCTTTGATTCGCTTGGCTACTGGCTGCAGCAATATGCTGATGTGGCTAAAGGTGCGGGCGTTACTTTGGTGTACGTGACCCCGATGAACATGAACATGGGGGTGAATGGCCGCAATGTGTTTACGGAATACAATGTTGTCGGCAAAATGGAGGAACTTGCCAAGAAAAACGGCGCCGTCTACGTGAATCTGAACGCAAAATCCTACAATGCCTACAGCAAAAGCTGGGACCCGGCGTATGTTTCCCGTTACCAGTTCAAGATGTTCCTGGCTGGAGAATACCCGAATTACAAGGATGGTGTCACCAACGATGGGACGACGCACTTCCAGGAATCGGGTTCCATTGCGCATTGCCAGTGGATTGCCGAGGAACTTGAAAGCGCCCTGAAAAATGAATCGTACATTTCTGCCGATAACAAGGCGAATTTGACACAGCTTGTGTCTGCCCTCAAGCCGCGTTATGCCTTTACGGTTAAGGCGAATGTTTCGAACAGCAAGGGGCTCATTACGCATAACCAGCAACTCCCCGGCGGCGCTCCGCTTACTTTGCATGTAAGCCCCGGCAGCTTTGGCAAAAAGTTCGTTGGCTGGTACGATGACGACTGCAATAAGCTTTCGGCCGATTCGAACTATTACGGCAAAAAGACCCTCTACCGCGCGGCAACCTATACGGCTGTCTTTGACGGTGGTCCCGCCTGTCAGCCGACTTCGCACGGTGAAGAAGGCTCCGGTGACAATCCGACTTCTTCTAGTTCCGAGGGACCGGAATCTTCGGCCTCTATTGACACGGCGCTCTGTTTTGCGGGTGTTGCCGACGAAGCCTGGCCTTCTCCGATAGACATGGCTAGCCCCGAAGCGGGGGATGGTTGGACCGAGGCGAATCATGAAGGCTTTACGGGCCAGGGCTTCTTTAACTTTGACAACTCCGCCTACAGCACGGCTACTTACAATGTGACTTCGGACCAGTCTGCATCGAACGCCCGCGTGATGATCCGTTATTCGTTCCAGGGAAATACGGATCGCGATATGAAGCTGACTGTCGATAATGGTGAGTACGATGTGACATTCAAGTCTACCGGAAGCTGGGACAAGTGGGATACCGCTTACGTCGAGGACGTGTGGGTGGATGCTCTTGACTTTAAGGTGAAACTGGCTTCTGCTTCGGCAGACGGCGGCCCGAATATCGACATGATTGCCTTCGATATCAAGGGCGTTTACCGTACCGGTTGCAGTCCTGCAAAGGTAAAAGGCGGTGTGGAATCATCTTCTTCGGAAAGTGGCGAAACGATCGCTTTCGACAATCGCACTGTTGCAGGATTCCTTTTTGATGCGACTCACAAGACCGTGACGACTTCTGGAGGCTTGCTCAAGGTTCAAATAACGGATGCCTTGGGAAAGATGGTTGCCCAGGAGATGCGTCAGGTTGCTCCGGGAACGGTTTCCCTGCTGCAAAAAGACGCAAGGATGCCGAATGGACGCTATTTTGTGCGGGTGCAACTGGATGGTCGAGTCGTAATGTCTTCTTTTTTGTATATTAAGTGA
- a CDS encoding GDSL-type esterase/lipase family protein, whose amino-acid sequence MKMFNKIWQSAVIASMVVAPLTWSAVTIYMCGDSTMQDWNEGYYPKQGMGQDFGYFFDANAISVYNAGRGGTTSQTYYDGHWKVDFKKNGVTYPAVSGLVRKGDYVFIMFGANDNGYKTGEANFKKSIGGMVTESRAKGAIPILLAPIRRSSFTNKDSIYESYHAYPIYMRQVADSLKVPLIDLDTLSRNYLISTGELYAHRFVNMFINDGEYSTSGAQTDNQHLQQMGANDMARMVTEQMRIHTDADVKALANYLAPMYQVDVKVSPAGSDSATTLSAYYPQGMKVTLKTIPKAGKKFVGWFDGNGNKVSGNAVTQIRSNYMYSFAMGNKSTQYTAVYEGGSAIKYTGDGSARKTFPTDVPKCIGGCSGNVSSSSITPTSSSSFDDESSSSHVSLDIKRYFDAHAPDEGVGFSENNHENYTGEGFFNFANEMNSYANYKMVFPKASRVTMAIRYSFAGNADRMVNVYLDHDYYVFFEPTGSWDEWDTAYVDIDLLSGENTLQFISMSNDGGPNIDAFGFSINGVCRVGEECPEVNDSTDTSKTAIKNEICLGRFGLQGETLRLSGTERAHVNVFDLRGRLVAKRIVENASEVSLTTMVKSAGLYRVVVRQGSEKFNANWVKVK is encoded by the coding sequence ATGAAGATGTTTAATAAAATTTGGCAGTCTGCCGTAATCGCCTCGATGGTCGTGGCTCCGCTCACATGGTCGGCGGTGACCATTTATATGTGTGGCGACTCCACCATGCAGGATTGGAACGAGGGCTACTATCCCAAGCAGGGAATGGGCCAGGATTTTGGCTATTTCTTTGATGCCAATGCAATTTCGGTCTACAACGCTGGCCGCGGAGGCACAACCTCGCAAACTTATTACGATGGCCATTGGAAAGTTGATTTCAAGAAGAATGGTGTGACATATCCTGCTGTGTCTGGCCTAGTCCGGAAAGGGGACTATGTGTTCATCATGTTTGGTGCAAATGACAATGGATACAAAACGGGGGAGGCAAATTTCAAGAAGAGCATAGGTGGAATGGTTACGGAATCGAGGGCCAAGGGCGCAATCCCGATTCTACTCGCTCCGATTCGCCGTTCTAGCTTTACCAACAAGGATTCTATATATGAATCCTACCATGCATACCCAATCTATATGCGGCAGGTAGCGGATTCCTTGAAGGTCCCCTTGATTGATTTGGATACCCTTTCTAGGAATTATCTAATCTCTACGGGTGAACTTTATGCCCATCGTTTTGTCAATATGTTCATCAATGATGGCGAGTATTCAACGAGTGGCGCGCAGACAGATAACCAGCATTTGCAGCAGATGGGCGCAAATGACATGGCGCGTATGGTGACAGAGCAGATGCGTATTCATACTGATGCGGATGTCAAAGCTTTGGCGAACTATTTGGCGCCCATGTATCAGGTTGATGTCAAGGTTAGCCCGGCGGGAAGCGATTCTGCGACTACGTTGAGTGCTTATTATCCGCAGGGCATGAAGGTTACTCTCAAGACGATTCCCAAGGCAGGGAAAAAGTTCGTGGGGTGGTTTGATGGCAATGGAAACAAGGTGAGCGGCAATGCGGTAACCCAGATCCGCTCCAATTACATGTATTCCTTTGCGATGGGAAATAAATCTACGCAATATACGGCTGTGTATGAAGGCGGATCCGCTATTAAATACACGGGCGATGGTTCTGCGCGGAAGACTTTCCCGACGGATGTTCCAAAGTGTATTGGAGGTTGCTCGGGGAATGTATCCAGTTCTTCGATAACACCGACTTCGTCAAGTTCTTTCGATGACGAAAGTTCGTCGTCTCACGTAAGTCTCGACATTAAGAGATATTTTGATGCTCATGCACCTGATGAAGGTGTAGGCTTTTCAGAAAATAACCATGAAAATTATACGGGTGAAGGTTTTTTCAACTTTGCAAACGAGATGAATTCCTATGCCAATTATAAAATGGTTTTCCCGAAGGCCTCACGAGTGACGATGGCGATTCGCTATTCTTTTGCAGGAAATGCGGATAGGATGGTGAATGTTTATTTGGATCATGATTACTATGTGTTCTTTGAACCGACGGGTAGCTGGGATGAATGGGATACAGCCTATGTTGATATTGATTTGCTGAGTGGTGAAAATACGCTTCAGTTTATTTCGATGTCGAATGATGGAGGTCCTAATATTGATGCCTTTGGCTTTAGCATCAATGGCGTTTGCCGTGTTGGAGAAGAGTGCCCCGAAGTTAATGACTCGACCGATACTTCGAAAACGGCTATTAAGAACGAAATCTGTTTGGGTCGTTTCGGCTTGCAGGGAGAAACCTTGCGCCTGTCCGGTACGGAACGCGCCCATGTGAATGTGTTCGACTTGCGTGGCCGTTTGGTGGCAAAGCGAATCGTCGAAAACGCTTCTGAAGTTTCGCTTACGACTATGGTGAAGTCTGCCGGACTCTACCGCGTTGTGGTGCGCCAGGGTAGTGAAAAGTTTAACGCAAACTGGGTCAAGGTTAAATAG